A genomic window from Camelina sativa cultivar DH55 chromosome 2, Cs, whole genome shotgun sequence includes:
- the LOC104718057 gene encoding protein FIZZY-RELATED 1-like: MEEDESTPEKKIDSQLNLPPSMNRPTVSLESRINRLIDSNHYHSPSKPIYSDRFIPSRSGSNFALFDLASSSPKKKDGKEDAAGSYASLLKTALFGPVTPEKSDVVNGFSPSRNIFRFKTETQRSLDLYSPFCSDDAPPGVSPSPVKSPRKILRSPYKVLDAPALQDDFYLNLVDWSAQNVLAVGLGNCVYLWNACSSKVTKLCDLGVDDSVCSVGWSLRGTYLAIGTSSGKVQIWDAVRCKSIRTMEGHRLRVGALAWSSSLLSSGSRDKSILHRDIRSQEDPVSKLKGHKSEVCGLKWSFDYRELASGGNDNKLFVWNQHSTQPVLKYCEHAAAVKAIAWSPHVYGLLASGGGTADRCIRFWNTTTNTHLSCVDTNSQVCNLMWSKNVNELVSTHGYSQNQIVVWKYPTMSKLATLTGHTFRVLYLAASPDGQTIVTGAGDETLRFWNVFPSPKSQNRESEIGASSFGRTTIR, encoded by the exons atggaagaagatgaatcaacaccggagaagaagatagattctCAGCTGAATCTTCCACCGTCGATGAATCGACCGACGGTCTCACTCGAGTCTCGAATCAACCGTTTAATCGATTCAAACCATTACCACTCTCCTTCGAAGCCTATTTACTCAGATAGGTTTATCCCCAGTAGATCTGGTTCCAATTTCGCTCTTTTCGATCTCGCATCTTCTTCGCCGAAGAAGAAGGACGGGAAAGAAGACGCGGCTGGTTCATACGCGAGTCTTTTGAAAACGGCGCTTTTTGGTCCGGTGACGCCGGAGAAAAGCGATGTCGTTAATGGGTTTTCTCCGTCGCGGAATATTTTTAGGTTTAAGACGGAGACGCAGAGGTCTTTGGACTTGTATTCGCCTTTTTGTTCTGATGATGCTCCTCCTGGTGTTAGCCCTAGTCCTGTTAAGTCGCCGAGGAAGATTCTTAGGTCTCCTTATAAG gtATTGGATGCGCCGGCTCTACAAGATGATTTTTACTTGAATCTCGTAGATTGGTCCGCACAAAATGTTCTTGCAGTAGGATTAGGTAACTGCGTGTATTTGTGGAATGCTTGTAGTAGCAAG GTAACTAAGTTATGCGACCTTGGGGTCGATGACAGTGTTTGCTCTGTGGGTTGGTCACTACGTGGAACATATTTGGCGATTGGAACTAGTAGCGGAAAAGTACAG ATTTGGGATGCGGTACGATGCAAGAGCATAAGAACAATGGAAGGTCATCGTCTAAGAGTTGGAGCCTTGGCATGGAGCTCATCACTTCTGTCTTCTGGTAGTAGAGACAAGAGTATACTTCACAGGGACATAAGGTCTCAAGAAGATCCTGTCAGTAAGCTAAAAGGTCACAAATCCGAAGTATGTGGACTCAAATGGTCTTTTGACTATCGCGAGTTAGCATCAGGCGGAAATGACAATAAG CTTTTTGTATGGAACCAACATTCAACACAACCGGTTTTGAAATACTGTGAACATGCCGCAGCAGTGAAAGCCATTGCCTGGTCACCACATGTTTACGGGCTTCTTGCATCCGGTGGCGGCACTGCTGATAGATGTATCCGTTTCTGGAACACGACGACAAACACTCATTTAAGTTGCGTAGACACCAATAGTCAG GTGTGTAATCTGATGTGGTCTAAGAACGTGAATGAGCTTGTGAGCACACACGGATATTCCCAGAACCAAATCGTCGTTTGGAAATATCCAACCATGTCTAAA TTGGCAACTCTCACTGGTCACACATTCCGCGTTCTGTACCTTGCGGCCTCACCCGATGGACAG ACTATTGTGACAGGAGCAGGAGATGAAACCCTTAGATTCTGGAATGTCTTCCCTTCCCCGAAATCTCAGAACAGGGAAAGCGAAATCGGAGCATCATCTTTTGGTAGAACAACAATACGGTGA
- the LOC104718062 gene encoding protein STAY-GREEN 1, chloroplastic, whose translation MCSLMANLFLPANLKQDVSDKERSSSIPSTTRSTKTKKQSMFPVARLFGQAVFEASKLNVVFLGVDEKKHPSKLPRTYTLTHSDISSNLTLAISQSINNSQLQGWTNKLYRDEVVAEWRKVKSKMSLHVHCHISGDHFLLDLTAKLRYFIFCKELPMVLNAFVYGDEDMLNNYPELHEAYVWVYFHSNIPEFNKVECLGPLCEATSRGDCKTETCEVLPEPPCLDECSCCFPMDSTISWSSHAHGSQGHEEDEDVATAGENLVTDYTYNRSKREK comes from the exons atgtGTAGCCTTATGGCAAACTTGTTTCTCCCAGCAAATTTGAAACAAGATGTTTCAGACAAAGAGAGAAGCAGCTCAATCCCTTCAACAACTAGAAGTACCAAGACGAAGAAGCAATCTATGTTTCCT GTTGCAAGATTATTCGGACAGGCGGTTTTCGAAGCTTCTAAACTGAATGTAGTGTTCTTAGGAGTTGATGAGAAGAAGCATCCCTCAAAGCTCCCAAGAACTTACACTCTCACTCACAGTGACATCAGCTCGAACTTAACGTTGGCTATCTCTCAATCTATCAATAATTCTCAG TTGCAAGGATGGACAAACAAATTGTACCGGGACGAAGTGGTGGCCGAGTGGAGGAAGGTGAAAAGTAAAATGTCGCTTCACGTTCATTGTCACATTAGCGGCGACCATTTTCTTTTGGACCTCACTGCAAAACTTCGTTACTTCATATTTTGCAAGGAATTAccaatg GTGTTAAATGCTTTTGTCTATGGAGATGAAGACATGTTAAACAATTACCCTGAACTGCATGAAGCTTATGTTTGGGTTTATTTCCATTCAAACATCCCCGAGTTCAACAAAGTCGAATGTTTGGGTCCGCTATGTGAGGCTACCTCGCGCGGTGATTGTAAGACTGAGACGTGTGAAGTCCTACCGGAACCTCCTTGTCTTGATGAGTGCAGCTGTTGCTTTCCGATGGACAGCACGATCTCGTGGTCTTCTCACGCTCATGGCAGCCAAGGTcatgaagaggatgaagatgtAGCTACGGCCGGAGAGAATCTTGTGACTGACTACACGTATAATCGTAGTAAAAGAGAAAAGTAA
- the LOC104718066 gene encoding protein STAY-GREEN 2, chloroplastic-like, with amino-acid sequence MCSLATNLLLPSTMKPTFPQRQSSNSSLCVTTRRSKMNNRSIVPVARLFGPAIFEASKLKVLFLGVDEKKHPAKLPRTYTLTHSDITAKLTLAISQSINNSQLQGWANRLFRDEVVAEWKKVKGKMSLHVHCHISGGHFLLNLIAKLRYYIFCKELPVVLKAFVHGDGNLLTSYPELQESPVWVCFHSNISEYNKVECWGSLWEATSQHQHDGNRTRKKSETLPELPCPDECKCCFPSVSTIPWSHRHYQHSKAVADENLADGMLGSFGPNAERSK; translated from the exons ATGTGTAGTTTGGCGACAAATCTTTTACTACCATCGACGATGAAACCAACTTTTCCACAGAGACAGAGCAGTAATAGCTCACTCTGTGTTACCACTAGAAGATCCAAGATGAATAACAGATCTATTGTTCCT GTTGCAAGATTGTTTGGACCGGCGATTTTTGAAGCCTCCAAATTGAAAGTATTATTCTTAGGAGTTGATGAGAAGAAGCATCCAGCTAAGCTCCCAAGAACTTACACTCTAACTCACAGTGACATAACCGCTAAATTAACTTTAGCTATATCTCAATCCATCAACAATTCTCAG TTGCAAGGCTGGGCAAATAGGTTGTTCCGGGACGAAGTTGTAGCCGagtggaagaaagtgaaaggTAAAATGTCGCTCCACGTTCATTGCCATATTAGCGGAGGCCACTTCCTCTTGAATCTCATCGCGAAGCTTCGGTACTACATCTTTTGTAAAGAATTACCGGTG gtATTGAAAGCTTTTGTCCACGGAGATGGGAACTTGCTAACAAGCTACCCCGAGCTACAAGAATCTCCTGTTTGGGTTTGTTTTCATTCTAACATCTCGGAGTACAACAAGGTCGAATGTTGGGGCTCGCTTTGGGAGGCCACGTCACAGCACCAGCATGACGGAAATAGAACCCGTAAAAAGAGTGAAACTCTACCGGAGCTACCTTGTCCTGATGAGTGCAAATGTTGCTTTCCGAGTGTTAGCACGATCCCGTGGTCTCATCGTCATTATCAACATAGCAAAGCGGTAGCGGATGAGAATCTCGCGGATGGCATGTTAGGAAGTTTTGGACCTAACGCTGAGAGATCGAAATGA